The sequence GGAGCTTGTCTGTCCCACTGAATCCGGACTTCCAAGGTCCAGAGTGTAGAGCTGACCCAGTGCAAGGGCTTTTCCACGTTACAAACTCTCCCACTTCCTCAACTTGCCCTGTCACATGCACGGATTGCTGTCGGTCACTGTACTTTAGGATGCTTTGCTGCTTCCTACCAAGTTCCTGTTGGCAGGGGCGTAATGccgaggcttcataaggcattggtcaagcCACACTGGGAGTAGTGGGGGGCAGTATTGAACCCCATATcggagaaaagatgtgttggtattggagagggtccagaggaagttgacaagaatgattccaggaattaaaggattaacatgaggagtatttgatggctttgggactgtacttgctgaagtttagaagaatgtgagggtttctctcactgaaacctatcaaatattgaaaggcctcgaatagagtggatatggagaggatgtttcctgcagtgggggagtttaggaccataggcacagcctcagaatacaagcacatccatttagaacagagatgaggcaaaTGTTGTTtaggcagaggatggtgaatctacgTAATTTAAAgccacagacagccgtggaggccaaatcattgggtatatttaaggtggaagttaataagttcttgattagtcagggcatcaaaggttaccgggagaaggcaggagaggtatagaatataagagcagggatgtgatgttgaggttctataaggcacttatgagaccacacggagtattgtgtgcagttttgggctccttattttagaaagggtatactgacattggagagggttcaaagaagattcacaaggatgattccaggattgaaagggttactgtatgaggaacgtctggcagctcttggctatattccctggagttcaggagaatgaggagaactcatagaaacattcccaatgttaaaaggcctgaacagattagatatggcgaagttatttcccatggtaggggattctaggacaagagggcacaacttcaggatttaaggatgtccttttagaactgagatgtggagaagttactttgtcagagggtggtaaatctgtagaatttgttgccacaggcggctgtggaggttaagtcattgggtgtatttaaggcagagattgataggttcttgattagccagggcatcaaagggtatggggaggaggcaggggagtggggatgactggaagaattggcggagcagactcgataagcCAAATGGCCTGCCTCTGCTCCCAAATTTTATGGGCTTATCTCATCTTCCTTCTGACTATGTGACAGCCGTCCAGATTCAATGCTAAGTTCTTCAACTGTAGAACCATCTGCAAGTCATCAAACTGATGTTTTTTGTTAAACTGTTGTCCTCCATGTTAAACCTAAATTTCAggttttcctttcctttcctttgacCTTTCAAAGGAGACGTTGACCTTTCCTTTCAGCCTACGGATGCCGCTCAACCAactgaattcaaagttcaagtaaatttattatcaaagaacatacatgtcaccatatataaccccgagattcattttcttgcgggcatgctcaataaatctatagaataataactataatagaatcaatggaagaccgcaccAATGTTTGAATCATTTCTCCAATttggttttcaaagttcaaagtacatttattatcaaagtttgtgtaCGATATAGACCccgtgagattcatctccttactcgcagccacaaaacaagaaactcgGAAGAGCCcattaataaaagaccaacaaacgctcaatgtgcagagagagagaaacaaatagTGCAAGCAATGAAAGTAGGCAGATAGCATTTAGAACAAAAGTGAGCCTGCAGACATAACGCCTGGGGCAGCCTCCATCTCTGTGCAGTGTCGAGCAGTGAGCCAAACCGGCCTGATCCTCACCTTTGGTCCCGACAGCCTGCCATCCGGCCCggcacttaaattgtccaaacttgGGCTTGTTCTTCACTCTAGAACCATGGCCCCGTTGCATTGATCCACTTTGGGCCTGGACCCCCCTGCCACACTTCGGCCCATACCCGATCTTCCCAAACCGACCCGGTGATCAAACCTCACTCTCTGTTTGGGTGGATGGATCCCAAATCTGCctctctaccccccccccactccgatTCTACCCCACTCCGCTCGTCCCGACTTCATTCTGAATCTGCCTCGACCTCACTCCGATTCTACACCACTCCGCTTGTCCTGACCTCACTCCGATTCTACACCACTCTGCTCATCCCGACCTCACTCCGATTCTACACCACTCCGCTCGTCCCGACCTTACTCCGATTCTACACCACTCCGCTCGTCCGGACCTCACTCCGATTCTACACCACTCCGCTCGTCCCGACTTCATTCTGAATCTGCCTCGACCTCACTCCGATTCTACACCACTCTGCTCGTCCCGACCTCACTCCGATTCTACACCACTCCGCTCGTCCCGACCTCACTCCGATTCTACACCACTCCGCTCGTCCCGACCTCACTCCGATTCTACACCACTCTGCTCGTCCCGACCTCACTCCGATTCTACACCACTCCGCTCGTCCCGACCTTACTCCGATTCTACACCACTCCGCTCGTCCCGACCTCACTCCGATTCTACACCACTCTGCTCGTCCCGACCTCACTCTGATTCTACACCACTCTGCTCCTCCCGACCTCACTCCGATTCTACCCCACTCCGCTCGTCCCGACTTCATTCTGAATCTGCCTCGACCTCACTCCGATTCTACACCACTCTGCTCATCCCGACCTCACTCCGATTCTACACCACTCCGCTCGTCCCGACCTCACTCCGATTCTACACCACTCCGCTCGTCCCGACCTCACTCCGATTCTACACCACTCCGCTCCTCCCGACCTCACTCCGATTCTACCCCACTCCGCTCGTCCCGACCTCACTCCGATTCTACACCACTCTGCTCGTCCCGACCTCACTCTGATTCTACACCACTCTGCTCCTCCCGACCTCACTCCGATTCTACCCCACTCCGCTCGTCCCGACTTCATTCTGAATCTGCCTCGACCTCACTCCGATTCTACACCACTCTGCTCATCCCGACCTCACTCCGATTCTACACCACTCCGCTCGTCCCGACCTCACTCCGATTCTACACCACTCCGCTCGTCCCGACCTCACTCCGATTCTACACCACTCCGCTCCTCCCGACCTCACTCCGATTCTACCCCACTCCGCTCGTCCCGACCTCACTCCGATTCTACACCACTCCGCTCGTCCCGACCTCACTCCGATTCTACACCACTCCGCTCGTCCCGACCTCACTCCGATTCTACACCACTCCGCTCGTCCCGACCTCACTCCGATTCTACACCACTCCGCTCGTCCCGACCTCACTCCGATTCTACACCACTCCGCTCGTCCCGACCTCACTCCGATTCTACACCACTCCGCTCGTCCCGACCTCACTCCGATTCTACACCACTCCACTCGTCCCGACTTCATTCTGAATTTGCCTCTACCTCACTCCAACTTCTTCTTGGAGATGCCTCAAACTCACCCCAACTTCACCTCGCACCCACAATCTTCGACCCTTAACCCAGCCCCACCTTTGCTTGCGGTAATCATTTACCATATTTTTCCTGTTAATAACACTTTatgtaataaagtatttagttgtatttcttgtttGTTAACTGCCAGTAAGTTGTACCCCGCCTTCAGCAGCATCGTCTTAAGCCGGAGTAACGACAGAGAAGAGACCAAAAAGGACATCCTTGTGTGGAAATGCAAGAAATGGGCAAGGTCCTTAATGAATTTCCTCTCTGGTTTTACCATGGAGGAAGACGAGACGAATTCAGAACTAGGGATGGCCTTAGAGATGCTCTGCATTATGGCAAATATGCTGCAGGGTGTCTTAAAATGTACGCAGGCAGGTCATAATAAGGTGTATCTACGAACAGTGTAGGAAACTACACAAATTACATCTCCCTTGGCCAAGATTTGCATCTTAAGGTACCGGAAgactggagggttgcgaatgttgtgcattatttaagaaggggagCAAAAGAAAACCTATGAACTAGAGACCAGTATGTCGATCATGTGTGGGTTGGCAAGTTGAAGGGGAGTCCAAGGAACAGGATACAAACATACCTGGAAATACTGGGGTTGATCAAGCgtagtcagcacagctttgtgagcagGAGATCCCATCCTACAAACTTGAGTTTTTATTAAAATGATGATATGGCCAAGAAAAAGATGAGGACAGGGCTACAGACCTTGTCTACGTGGACTTGAGAAAGCCTTTGAGAAGGTTGGACATGGTAGGCTGCTCTGGAAGCTTAGATCATATGGACATGATTGGCTTAATGGCATTACACACGAGCTGATGCTGGAGAGTTGTTTTACAGACTGAAGGCCAGTAACGtggtgtctaataccagagggcatgtattgaagataggtggggggaggttcaagggggatgtgaggggcaagtatttttactcagagtggtggatgcttggaatgctctgcctggtgtggtggtagaggcaaatatattgaAGGCTTTTAAGGGATGTTTGGATAAggacatggatgtaaggaagatggagggatatggacatggtgtaggtaggagggaatagtgtttgggtgtttttgatttgctttttagctgggtcagtacaacattgtgggccaaatggcctgttcctgtcatgtactattctatgttctatgatcccTAGAGGCTGGTGCTGGGGCCCATTGTCATTTGTCATGCAGAAATATACCTTCCCTGTAGTAACAAAATGATATTTttgtaacaaaatggaacctgtgtaGTACCATAGTGCTTCGCTAATAGCGTTCACACATCATCGTGCGACAAATCCCGAGTCCTTGACAGACTGCAGAAAGACAATTGGAACAGTGCCAAGGACACTGATTAAGTCGACAAACAGAATGCACCCTGTCTTGGGGATGAAAACAGTAACATTCTGGATAAGGATAAGGCAGGGCAGAAGAGAGAATCATCCACAAACtgctatttctttcttttaattaTTCACTCTATACATTACAAGGATCTGCATTGTGCTGATTTTTATGGTCTTAGAGGTCAGGTGTGTGTTGGCCCCAAGCGGCTGGGTCACGAGCTTCCCTCAGCAGCTTGGTATCTCTCCCGTGCATGCTTCTCGCAATACATCGTGTCATTGACCCAGAAGTGGCCTCTCATGCCAAGGTTCAGGCCACAGTCAGCACAGGCATAGCATTCGTGGTGACGATAACACCCATCCCGGATTTTCACCGCTTCCGTTCTGCAACAGACAGTAGGGCAAGAGAGCATGAgacaaccccccacacacaccgacAGAGACCGtccacccccccaacacacacacaccgacagaGACCGtccaccctccccacacacacaccgacagAGACcgtccacccccccccacacacacacaccgacagaGACCGtccaccctccccacacacacaccgacagAGACCGTCCAAGCCCACACACACCGACAGAGACCGTCCAACCCCACCACACACACCGACAGAGACcgtccacccccccacacacaccgacAGAGACcgtccaccccccacacacacaccgacagAGACCGTCcagcccccccacacacaccgagAGAGACCGTCcaaccccaccacacacacacaccgacagaGACcgtccacccccacacacaccgaCAGAGACCGTCCACcgcccacacacacaccgacagAGACcgtccacccccacacacaccgaCAGAGACCGTCCAagcccaccacacacacaccgacaGAGACCGtccaccctccccacacacacaccgacagAGACcgtccacccccacacacacaccgacagAGACCGTCcagcccccccacacacaccgagAGAGACCGTCcaaccccaccacacacacacaccgacagaGACcgtccacccccacacacaccgaGACCGTCCACcgcccacacacacaccgacagAGACcgtccaccccccccacacacaccgacAGAGACCGTCCAagcccaccacacacacaccgacaGAGACCGtccaccctccccacacacacaccgacagAGACcgtccacccccacacacaccgaCAGAGACCGTCCAagcccaccacacacacaccgacaGAGACAGtccaccctccccacacacacaccgagACAGACCGTCcaaccccaccacacacacacaccgacagaGACcgtccacccccacacacaccgaCAGAGACCGTCCACCGCCCACACTCACACCGACAGAGACcgtccacccccacacacacaccgacagAGACcgtccacccccacacacactgacagagACCGTCCAagcccaccacacacacacaccgacagaGACCGtccaccctccccacacacacaccgacagAGACcgtccacccccacacacactgacagagaccgtccacccccacacacaccgaGAGAGACCGTCcaaccccaccacacacacacaccgacagaGACcgtccacccccacacacaccgaCAGAGACCGTCCACcgcccacacacacaccgacagAGACcgtccacccccacacacacaccgacagAGACCCACAGAGACTGCGTCCACCCTTCACACACACCGACAGAGACCGtccaccccctcacacacaccgACAGAGACcgtccaccccccacacacacaccaacagagaccgtccaccccccacacacaccaacagAGACCGtccaccccctcacacacaccgACAGAGACCCACAGAGACCGCGgccaccccctcacacacaccgACAGAGACCGtccacccctcacacacaccgACAGAGACCGtccaccccctcacacacaccgACAGAGACCCACAGAGACTGCGtccacccctcacacacaccgTCAGAGACcgtccaccccccacacacacacaccgacagaGACCGtccacccctcacacacaccgACAGAGACCGtccaccccctcacacacaccgACAGAGACCCACAGAGACTGCGtccacccctcacacacaccgACAGAGACcgtccaccccccacacacaccgacAGAGACcgtccaccccccacacacacacaccgacagaGACCGCGTCCACTCCCGCCACCCCAGACCGATTGAGGATTGTGCCCTGCCAAGGGGTCGAGTGTGGGGAGGGTGGAACGTGTTGTCAGTGTGGGGTTGATACAAAGCCATGGGGAAAGGGTTGGGAAACGTTTCGAATGGTGAGAGACGGAGAGGGACAGGATGAAATGGACGAGAGAAGCAGTTTAGGGCTGTGGGAAAGGACAGGGCAGAGGAATTGGTTGGGACAAGTCCAGGGTGAACGGCAGGTTCCCACTGAAGTTAGATGGACCGAGGGACTGCAACTTTAAGCACAACTCCCAGACCCCACCCTTTGTGGAGCTCTAATGGATAACGCTGCCTGGATACTCACACAATGCTGGAGCCACACTTCTCACACACGTGGTACCTGGGGATGCCAAAGCGTGGGGCAGAGGGTGACAGTCTGCCCGGAAACTGAGCCGCGGCCGCTGAAAGGGGAACAGAGGATGAACAGTCAGCCAGGCCAGCCacaagcgcccccccccccaccccagctcgTCCCCGGTACCCTTGCCACGCACCCCGCTGGGGCCAGCTCACCTTCCTGATCGGTGTCGAGTGCCTCCTGAAGCTGCCGGAAGCGAGAAGACTGGCGAGGTGGCTCCTTTGCTGTGCGGTTTTCCTGaagcatcttatacacctcggAGTCTTTGTCGATCCGATTGACTGGCCGGTGCTCTGTGGTTCTTAGGGGACCAGGGAGAAAAACAGGCTAAAGAGCAACCAGCAGacactgtgtcctcttgtgcggGTGTAGGAGACAGCTAAGACAGTCTTGCCTCAGATGGTCAAAACTGACTGACGCTACAGCCCCCGTGTAGAGTCACAGAGAGCTACAccactgaaacaggccattcagcacatctagtctgtgctgaactgtcatTCTGCCCAGTTCCACTGCAACCATAcccctcttatccatgtacccatccaaacttctctgaattgTTGCCATCGAATACTGTACACAtccaacacttctgctgggtgctcgttccacactctcatcaccctctgagtgaaggaagtTCCctgtaaatatttcacctttcacccataccctatgacctctagtttgagtctcacccaacttcagcggaaaaagtctgcttgcatttactctatttataccgctcataattttgtatacttccatcaaatctcccctcattctcctaaggtccagggaatgaagtctgaACCTATTCAACCACTCGCTctaactcatgtcctcaagtcctggtaaattttccctgcactctttcaggaGCATTCCCAAGCTCAAAGTTCAGTTCCAGCCCTGATCCGTACACCCTCCCCAACTTTTAACcagctccaagatcaatccaaccctcccctcccacatagtcctccatttttctttcatccatgtgcttattaagatctctgaaatgtccctaatgtatctggcaCCAactttggcagtgcattccatgcacccaccactctttaaaaaaaacttccctccgacacccctcccccccaatacTTTCCGCCCATCTGCTTAAATTATGCCCCATCGTAATAGCCACTTCTGCCCAGGGAAAAAGGCTGTCCACAATCGATcatgttgtacacctctatcaagtcacctcacatcctccttcattttaaagagaaaagccctagctcactcaacctatccccaTGAGATATGCTTTCTAATCcaagcagcgtcctggtaaatctcctctgtaccctctctcaAGCTTTATGTCCATTCGCTGTGCTGAGTCGTATGGTGtatgtgatcatggtctttccatggccatgattgttcttggcaaacctCTCTGAAGAAGTGGttcaccattgccttcttctgggcagtggctttacaagacgtgtgaccccagccattatcaatactcttcagagattgtctgtctggcgtcagtggtcacataaccaggacttgtgatctgcaccagctgctcatacaaccatccaccacctgctcccatggcttcacgtcacCATGatcgggggctaaacaggtgctacaccttgtccaagggtgacctgcaggctagcggagggaaggagcatcttacacctccttttgtgGAGACGCATCTCCGCCTGGCCACCCCAAAGCTTCTACATCCCTTCTATATTGGGGCAACCAGAGCGGAACACAACTATCCAAGTGTTGTGACTTTACATAAccttaaggtaagagagggaaagctTTAAAGTTAAAGTATTTGTTATTTCGTGCCTGGGGAGAAAAGGTCTGTTTGACTACCCCTCTCATACttctataaacttctatcaggtctcccgaTACATAACTCTGCACACTTGCCAGGAATCGGACGGCTTCTGGTTCCAACAGATACTCTGGACCAGGtctgggttcccaacctggggtccgtgaacccctcggttaatggtagggctccAAGGCATAAACATTCTGGGAAACCCTGCTCCAGAGAGACTCACAATCCTCAAAAaatcataaggcacaggagcagaattaggccattcagcctatcaagtctgttccaccattctgtTATGGCTGACATATTTTCTctcccaactccattctcctgcagtCTCCCTATGACCCTCGACGCCCTGACTAGCCAAGGGTCTagcaacctccattttaaatataccaatgactcggcctccacagctgcctgtggcagtgaattccacagattcactgacaCTCAATCACCATCCCAACATACACGTGTCCCTGGCCCGTTACTGCTGCCCGCTTTTGGGAAAAATAGTCACCCTTCAAAGCTACAATTTCCatccattcccccctcccccggtTCATCGCTCCTGTCCATGGGAGGTAACACGACACGAATGTTGTGTCACCCACAAGTACGAAGTAAGGGGGGGGTGAATCCGCACAGTGACATCACGTACCCCTGGCTCACCGACACCGGGCTGGGCGAGAGTGACCTGGCAACAGGACCCCTCATCTCTCGGGGGCTGGACTCTGCCGAACGGGTCAGCCTGGGGTCGGGCTGGGAGATGTGGGCGGGCGACAGGCTCCTCCGCTGTCCGGGACCTGACGAGACATCCTGGAAAACAAGGAGGGatatgtttaagagaagtttgcacaGGTACGTGGAGGGTAGGGGCATGGAGAGCTCTGGTCCTGGTGCAGTTCGATGGGAGTAGGccgcttaaatggtttggcatggactagatgggctgaaggccctgtttatgtgctgtacttttctgtccCTATAACTCTGCTAATTGAGAACAGACTTCAGCACAAGAAGATCTGCAGCTTACTGACAGAGACTCAAAAGCTTCAGCAGAGACATTCTGGATACAGAATTGGCAACTGGGTCAACGTCTCTGCAGCACAGGTAGGCCCAGGCCCAGTTGTCAGCCATCTCTGCAGCACGGGTAGGCCCAGGCCCAGCTATCAGCCGTCAGCACGGGTAGGCCCAGGCCCAGCTGTCAGCCATCTCTGCAGCACGGGTAGGCCCAGGCCCAGTTGTCAGCCATCTCTGCAGCACGGGTAGGCCCAGGCCCAGTTGTCAGCACGGGTAGGCCCAGGCCCAGTTGTCAGCACGGGTAGGCCCAGCCCAGTTGTCCACCAGGTTGACTCTAATACTGACACCATTGACATATCAGACTCTGGGCCTGATTTCTTCCTGGGTATAAAGAGATACCTTGTCCCAGAAACCTTGCATCCATTCACTGAAGAAGAGTATTAGATCCTTTGAGTTAGGAGACTGTTCCTACAGCTAAAACATTCATTCCAAGAGCTTTGGAAATGATACCACTGTACCAGCATcaaccacctcttctggcagctccttccattaACTCACCAGTTTTTGCATAAACATTGAAATTTTTCCACTCTCACCTAAAGTATGATGCTAGTTTTGGACTCTGCTACCCGGTGGGAAAGACTGACATCATCCAGCTTATCCGCCTTCATCATTTTCAACACCCCTGTACGGTCGCTATTTCTCCTACATTTATAGATGGTGCACACTGTGGCCGCAGTGTGACAGTAATGGTGAGAGAGTCTGGGAAGGTTGATGAGGAACTGGACTGCTTGGACCTAGATGTTGTTGAACTGCATCTAAGTTGGTCCTGCCCTCATCTAGGCAAGCCAAGAGTGTCCCATCACTCTCCTTGTGTCTTGAAGATAGGGTGAACAGTGTCAGGAGGCAAGTCACTCCCCACCAAATtgccagtggctacatttcatcggggtctgaggagatttgggatgtcatCCAGCTCACAGGCCTCT comes from Mobula hypostoma chromosome 8, sMobHyp1.1, whole genome shotgun sequence and encodes:
- the pdlim2 gene encoding PDZ and LIM domain protein 2 isoform X1 is translated as MSRSVTLPAPGPWGFRISGGRDFNKCISVSKVVVGSKADLVELKPGDVIITINGAETSEMINMEAQRQIKQCRGDLVLGIERPESNALNGSPTDTFVAQRFQAVLHVGEDESQSTREQSWRSSPSRSPAVSPTAELQAASQGVSWRSVSPVSSQWRPIERTPSPVDLALKVKDVSSGPGQRRSLSPAHISQPDPRLTRSAESSPREMRGPVARSLSPSPVSVSQGTTEHRPVNRIDKDSEVYKMLQENRTAKEPPRQSSRFRQLQEALDTDQEAAAAQFPGRLSPSAPRFGIPRYHVCEKCGSSIVTEAVKIRDGCYRHHECYACADCGLNLGMRGHFWVNDTMYCEKHARERYQAAEGSS
- the pdlim2 gene encoding PDZ and LIM domain protein 2 isoform X2; the encoded protein is MINMEAQRQIKQCRGDLVLGIERPESNALNGSPTDTFVAQRFQAVLHVGEDESQSTREQSWRSSPSRSPAVSPTAELQAASQGVSWRSVSPVSSQWRPIERTPSPVDLALKVKDVSSGPGQRRSLSPAHISQPDPRLTRSAESSPREMRGPVARSLSPSPVSVSQGTTEHRPVNRIDKDSEVYKMLQENRTAKEPPRQSSRFRQLQEALDTDQEAAAAQFPGRLSPSAPRFGIPRYHVCEKCGSSIVTEAVKIRDGCYRHHECYACADCGLNLGMRGHFWVNDTMYCEKHARERYQAAEGSS